The Paenibacillus sp. MBLB1832 genome has a window encoding:
- a CDS encoding NAD/NADP transhydrogenase alpha subunit gives MKCIAVYTNSFELFSDIYEQVINTPLADNEEKIIEGVTVSESGEVPQNYIDKMKTKSEVVVMKVKDSDITILQHRDVFEIFLPEKEKVALT, from the coding sequence ATGAAATGTATCGCCGTATATACGAATAGCTTTGAATTGTTCTCCGATATTTATGAGCAGGTTATTAATACACCACTAGCTGATAATGAGGAAAAAATCATTGAGGGTGTAACCGTCAGTGAATCCGGTGAGGTTCCTCAAAATTACATAGACAAAATGAAAACAAAATCCGAGGTTGTCGTGATGAAGGTCAAAGACTCCGATATTACGATTCTTCAACACCGTGATGTGTTCGAAATTTTCTTACCAGAAAAAGAAAAAGTGGCTCTTACGTAA
- the nth gene encoding endonuclease III: protein MTQKAVRHILDTIGELFPDAHCELNHSNPFELTIAVLLSAQCTDETVNKVTKDLFQKYKRPEDYLAVPLEELEQDIRRIGLFRNKASHIHKLCQLLLDKFGGEIPEKHEQLVELPGVGRKTANVVMSNAFGVPAIAVDTHVERVSKRLGLVGADDSVLEVEKKLMKKVPREEWTQTHHRLIFFGRYHCKAQNPNCMLCPLLDNCREGKKRMKPKPTRKTITNK, encoded by the coding sequence ATGACACAGAAGGCAGTTAGACATATTCTGGATACCATTGGAGAGCTCTTCCCAGATGCGCATTGTGAACTAAACCACAGTAATCCGTTCGAATTGACGATTGCTGTTCTGTTATCTGCACAATGTACCGATGAGACCGTGAATAAAGTTACGAAGGACTTGTTTCAGAAATATAAGCGACCCGAAGATTATTTGGCAGTTCCATTAGAGGAATTAGAGCAAGACATTCGGAGGATTGGGCTTTTTCGAAATAAGGCTAGTCACATTCATAAGCTGTGTCAGTTGCTACTGGACAAGTTCGGTGGCGAAATTCCTGAGAAGCATGAGCAATTGGTGGAATTGCCAGGCGTCGGTCGCAAAACGGCCAATGTTGTCATGTCGAACGCATTCGGTGTTCCTGCAATAGCTGTAGATACGCATGTGGAACGTGTTTCTAAACGTTTAGGTCTTGTTGGCGCAGATGATTCGGTGCTTGAAGTTGAAAAGAAGCTCATGAAGAAAGTACCGCGAGAAGAATGGACGCAAACACATCATCGGTTGATTTTTTTCGGTCGATATCACTGTAAGGCTCAGAACCCGAATTGTATGTTATGTCCCTTATTGGACAATTGCCGTGAGGGCAAGAAACGTATGAAACCGAAGCCAACTAGGAAAACTATTACAAACAAATGA